One part of the Apus apus isolate bApuApu2 chromosome 11, bApuApu2.pri.cur, whole genome shotgun sequence genome encodes these proteins:
- the NETO2 gene encoding neuropilin and tolloid-like protein 2 isoform X2, translated as MALHKLCSVLKVLLVTILVVEGIAVAQRTQGGQNIGVNRIPPNQCDNWVRTSNGGHFASPNYPNIYPPNQECIYILEDPDFTYLGGILNPIPDCQFELSGADGMVRSSQVEQEGKTKPGQAIDCIWTIKATPNAKIYLRFLDYQMEHSNECKRNFVAVYDGSSSIENLKAKFCSTVANDVTLQTGTGVVRMWADEGSRLSRFRMLFTSFVDPPCSGNTFFCHSNMCINNSLVCNGIQNCAYPWDENHCREKKKNGLFEQITKTHGTIIGITSGIVLVLLIISILVQVKQPRKKVMACKTAFNKTGFQEVFDPPHYELFSLRDKEISADLADLSEELDNYQKMRRPSTASRCIHDHHCGSQASNIKQSRTNLSSMELPFHNDFAQPQPMKTFNSTFKKSSYTFKQAHDCPEQVIEDRVMEEIPCEIYVRGREDTAQGSLSIDF; from the exons tgttgctAGTAACAATCCTTGTAGTGGAAGGGATTGCCGTTGCACAGAGGACACAAG gTGGGCAAAATATTGGAGTGAATCGCATTCCTCCTAACCAGTGTGACAACTGGGTACGGACAAGCAATGGAGGACATTTTGCTTCACCGAACTACCCTAACATATACCCACCAAATCAAGAGTGCATCTATATCTTAGAAG ATCCTGACTTTACTTACCTAGGAGGCATTTTAAATCCCATCCCAG ACTGTCAATTTGAGCTCTCAGGAGCTGATGGAATGGTACGTTCCAGCCAAGtagaacaagaaggaaaaacaaaaccaggacaaGCAATTGACTGCATATGGACAATTAAGGCTACTCCAAATGCTAAG ATTTATTTGCGATTTCTTGACTATCAAATGGAGCATTCAAATGAATGCAAAAGAAACTTCGTTGCTGTATATGATGGAAGTAGTTCTATTGAAAACCTGAAGGCAAAGTTTTGCAGCACTGTGGCAAATGATGTCACACtgcagacaggaacaggtgtggTACGAATGTGGGCAGATGAAGGCAGCAGACTAAGCAGATTCAGAATGCTCTTCACTTCATTTGTGGATC ctccctgttcAGGCAACACGTTCTTCTGCCATAGCAACATGTGCATCAATAATTCTTTAGTCTGCAATGGCATTCAAAACTGTGCTTACCCTTGGGATGAAAATCACTGCAGAG aaaagaaaaaaaatggattatttGAACAAATCACCAAAACTCATGGGACAATCATTGGAATCACATCAGGGATAGTTTTAGTTCTCCTCATAATTTCAATTCTAGTACAAGTGAAGCAACCTCGCAAAAAGGTTATGGCTTGCAAGACTGCTTTCAATAAAACTGGTTTCCAGGAAGTATTTGATCCTCCACATTATGAACTATTTTCACTAAGGGACAAAGAAATTTCTGCAGATCTGGCAGATTTGTCAGAAGAACTCGACAACTATCAGAAAATGAGACGCCCTTCAACAGCTTCCAGATGCATCCATGACCACCACTGTGGCTCCCAGGCCTCTAACATAAAACAAAGCAGGACAAACCTCAGCTCCATGGAACTTCCCTTCCACAATGATTTTGCACAGCCACAGCCAATGAAAACTTTTAACAGCACATTCAAGAAAAGCAGTTACACTTTCAAACAAGCTCATGACTGCCCTGAGCAAGTCATAGAAGACAGGGTGATGGAGGAGATTCCGTGTGAAATCTATGTTAGAGGAAGGGAAGATACAGCACAAGGTTCATTATCTATTGACTTCTAA
- the NETO2 gene encoding neuropilin and tolloid-like protein 2 isoform X1 has product MALHKLCSVLKVLLVTILVVEGIAVAQRTQGGQNIGVNRIPPNQCDNWVRTSNGGHFASPNYPNIYPPNQECIYILEAAPRQRIELTFDEPYYIEPSFECRFDHLEVRDGPFGFSPLINRYCGLKSPALIRSTGRFMWIKFTSDEELEGKGFQAKYSFIPDPDFTYLGGILNPIPDCQFELSGADGMVRSSQVEQEGKTKPGQAIDCIWTIKATPNAKIYLRFLDYQMEHSNECKRNFVAVYDGSSSIENLKAKFCSTVANDVTLQTGTGVVRMWADEGSRLSRFRMLFTSFVDPPCSGNTFFCHSNMCINNSLVCNGIQNCAYPWDENHCREKKKNGLFEQITKTHGTIIGITSGIVLVLLIISILVQVKQPRKKVMACKTAFNKTGFQEVFDPPHYELFSLRDKEISADLADLSEELDNYQKMRRPSTASRCIHDHHCGSQASNIKQSRTNLSSMELPFHNDFAQPQPMKTFNSTFKKSSYTFKQAHDCPEQVIEDRVMEEIPCEIYVRGREDTAQGSLSIDF; this is encoded by the exons tgttgctAGTAACAATCCTTGTAGTGGAAGGGATTGCCGTTGCACAGAGGACACAAG gTGGGCAAAATATTGGAGTGAATCGCATTCCTCCTAACCAGTGTGACAACTGGGTACGGACAAGCAATGGAGGACATTTTGCTTCACCGAACTACCCTAACATATACCCACCAAATCAAGAGTGCATCTATATCTTAGAAG CTGCTCCACGACAAAGAATTGAGTTGACCTTTGATGAACCTTATTACATAGAACCCTCATTCGAATGTCGGTTTGATCATCTGGAGGTTCGAGATGGACCTTTTGGTTTCTCCCCTCTCATTAATCGTTACTGTGGTCTGAAAAGTCCTGCACTAATTAGATCAACAGGGAGATTTATGTGGATCAAGTTTACTTCTGATGAGgagctggaaggaaagggaTTTCAAGCAAAGTACTCATTTATACCAG ATCCTGACTTTACTTACCTAGGAGGCATTTTAAATCCCATCCCAG ACTGTCAATTTGAGCTCTCAGGAGCTGATGGAATGGTACGTTCCAGCCAAGtagaacaagaaggaaaaacaaaaccaggacaaGCAATTGACTGCATATGGACAATTAAGGCTACTCCAAATGCTAAG ATTTATTTGCGATTTCTTGACTATCAAATGGAGCATTCAAATGAATGCAAAAGAAACTTCGTTGCTGTATATGATGGAAGTAGTTCTATTGAAAACCTGAAGGCAAAGTTTTGCAGCACTGTGGCAAATGATGTCACACtgcagacaggaacaggtgtggTACGAATGTGGGCAGATGAAGGCAGCAGACTAAGCAGATTCAGAATGCTCTTCACTTCATTTGTGGATC ctccctgttcAGGCAACACGTTCTTCTGCCATAGCAACATGTGCATCAATAATTCTTTAGTCTGCAATGGCATTCAAAACTGTGCTTACCCTTGGGATGAAAATCACTGCAGAG aaaagaaaaaaaatggattatttGAACAAATCACCAAAACTCATGGGACAATCATTGGAATCACATCAGGGATAGTTTTAGTTCTCCTCATAATTTCAATTCTAGTACAAGTGAAGCAACCTCGCAAAAAGGTTATGGCTTGCAAGACTGCTTTCAATAAAACTGGTTTCCAGGAAGTATTTGATCCTCCACATTATGAACTATTTTCACTAAGGGACAAAGAAATTTCTGCAGATCTGGCAGATTTGTCAGAAGAACTCGACAACTATCAGAAAATGAGACGCCCTTCAACAGCTTCCAGATGCATCCATGACCACCACTGTGGCTCCCAGGCCTCTAACATAAAACAAAGCAGGACAAACCTCAGCTCCATGGAACTTCCCTTCCACAATGATTTTGCACAGCCACAGCCAATGAAAACTTTTAACAGCACATTCAAGAAAAGCAGTTACACTTTCAAACAAGCTCATGACTGCCCTGAGCAAGTCATAGAAGACAGGGTGATGGAGGAGATTCCGTGTGAAATCTATGTTAGAGGAAGGGAAGATACAGCACAAGGTTCATTATCTATTGACTTCTAA